From a region of the Oryza sativa Japonica Group chromosome 6, ASM3414082v1 genome:
- the LOC4341956 gene encoding mitogen-activated protein kinase 4 isoform X1, with protein MAMMVDPPNGMGNQGKHYYTMWQTLFEIDTKYVPIKPIGRGAYGIVCSSINRATNEKVAIKKINNVFDNRVDALRTLRELKLLRHLRHENVIALKDIMMPVHRRSFKDVYLVYELMDTDLHQIIKSSQPLSNDHCQYFLFQLLRGLKYLHSAGILHRDLKPGNLLVNANCDLKICDFGLARTNNTKGQFMTEYVVTRWYRAPELLLCCDNYGTSIDVWSVGCIFAELLGRKPIFPGTECLNQLKLIVNVLGTMSEADIEFIDNPKARKYIKTLPYTPGIPLTSMYPQAHPLAIDLLQKMLVFDPSKRISVTEALEHPYMSPLYDPSANPPAQVPIDLDIDENLGVDMIREMMWQEMLHYHPEVVAGVNM; from the exons ATGGCGATGATGGTGGACCCTCCTAATGGCATGGGAAACCAAGGGAAGCATTACTACACAATGTGGCAAACGCTATTTGAGATTGACACCAAGTATGTGCCAATCAAGCCCATCGGAAGAGGGGCTTATGGAATAGTTTGCTCCTCTATAAACCGTGCAACCAACGAAAAAGTTGCAATAAAGAAGATCAACAATGTCTTTGACAACCGTGTGGATGCACTGAGGACCCTAAGGGAGCTGAAACTACTGCGACACTTGCGCCATGAAAATGTTATTGCCTTGAAAGATATAATGATGCCAGTACACAGAAGGAGTTTCAAAGATGTATACTTGGTTTATGAACTCATGGACACAGATCTACACCAGATAATTAAATCATCTCAACCTCTTTCTAATGACCACTGTCAATATTTCCTTTTTCAG CTACTCCGAGGTCTGAAGTACCTCCATTCAGCAGGGATACTCCATCGAGACCTGAAACCAGGGAACCTCCTGGTTAATGCAAACTGCGATCTGAAGATCTGCGACTTTGGTTTGGCTCGCACAAACAACACTAAAGGCCAGTTTATGACTGAATATGTCGTGACCCGGTGGTATAGGGCTCCTGAGCTGCTGCTCTGCTGCGACAATTACGGAACCTCCATAGATGTCTGGTCTGTTGGCTGCATCTTTGCTGAGCTTCTTGGCCGCAAGCCAATATTTCCAGGAACTGAGTGCCTCAATCAGCTCAAGCTCATAGTCAACGTTCTCGGCACCATGAGTGAAGCTGACATTGAGTTCATTGACAACCCAAAGGCCCGCAAGTATATCAAGACCCTTCCATACACTCCTGGCATCCCCCTCACCAGTATGTACCCGCAAGCACATCCTCTTGCCATTGATCTGTTGCAGAAGATGCTCGTCTTTGATCCCTCCAAAAGGATTAGTGTCACTGAAGCTCTGGAGCACCCTTACATGTCTCCACTGTATGATCCAAGCGCAAACCCTCCTGCTCAAGTGCCCATCGATCTCGACATCGATGAAAATCTTGGCGTGGATATGATCCGGGAGATGATGTGGCAGGAGATGCTCCACTATCACCCAGAGGTTGTTGCAGGAGTGAATATGTGA
- the LOC4341957 gene encoding macrophage migration inhibitory factor homolog, with protein MPQLSLTTNVPVDAVVAADIIKDCSKALARIIGKPESYVMVSISGSVPMSFAASEEPAAYGELMSIGGIGPGVNGKLSAALAEILETKLSVSRSRFYVKFDDVKGFNLGFNGSTF; from the exons ATGCCGCAGCTGAGCCTGACCACCAACGTGcccgtcgacgccgtcgtcgccgccgacatcATCAAGGACTGCTCCAAGGCGCTCGCCAGGATCATCGGCAAGCCCGAATCC TACGTCATGGTGTCGATCAGCGGGTCGGTGCCCATGTCGTTCGCCGCCAGCGAGGAGCCGGCGGCCTACGGCGAGCTCATGTCCATTGGCGGCATCGGCCCCGGCGTCAACGGAAAGCTGAGCGCCGCTCTCGCCGAGATCCTCGAGACCAAGCTCTCCGTCAGCAGGTCTAGGTTCTACGTCAAATTTGACGATGTCAAG GGATTCAATTTGGGGTTCAATGGGTCGACATTCTGA
- the LOC4341958 gene encoding protein CHLOROPLAST IMPORT APPARATUS 2, whose protein sequence is MASSCIPTGLRLDLEMVKAAAPPGGSSAAAHSSASSTLSEASNSSSSSVASLSLKRARTPRKRPNQTYNEAAALLASMYPSVFPVIKGAGTAPPRLLGLATALADDPSSSDLLPPFPVLGNGSAAHLLRDTPPPPTPRCPAPIKSCSSPAPVSSVFREFRDAAPSPGTPDADADVTDDDYLGELDFEDEDGFDADSFLAVDDGVAEGIDRIMGKLSMEKNSAAASRADAVLSSAAIHPYIRSLMVLGLGFRQGRLNAGQALKRHDDESDWWMCPAIPVKEIAAPPAPSVAMPVPVPMPLQASDKKKKKSKKKSLKEIERDNAIAVGECKFGDEGTLGFDHGDAGISALKDPKIGLGLNLNTEEVLKAWCNSGSVFAGCDALESPRSSSDLHAKLADIDLFLDNNTSGVIREGSMLKLRHKQKQCTPLLSNKTRYQSRKVNAECRPRVKGKYVSQASLLQQASEKER, encoded by the exons ATGGCGTCGTCGTGCATCCCCACCGGCCTCCGGCTGGACCTGGAGATGgtaaaggcggcggcgccgcccggtggctcgtcggcggcggcgcactcgtcggcgtcgtcgacgCTGTCGGAGGCGTcgaactcgtcgtcgtcgtcggtggcgtCGCTGTCGCTGAAGCGGGCGCGCACGCCGCGGAAGCGGCCCAACCAGACGTacaacgaggcggcggcgctgctcgcgTCCATGTACCCCTCCGTGTTCCCCGTCATCAAGGGCGccgggacggcgccgccgcggctgctcggcctcgccaccgcgctcgccgacgacccctcctcctccgatctCCTCCCGCCGTTCCCCGTCCTCGGGAACGGCAGCGCCGCGCACCTCCTCCgcgacacgccgccgccgccgacgccgcggtgcCCCGCCCCCATCAAGAGctgttcgtcgccggcgcccgTAAGCAGCGTGTTCAGGGAGTTCCGCGACGCGGCGCCGTCGCCCGGAAcgcccgacgccgacgccgacgtcacCGACGACGACTACCTCGGGGAGCTTGATTTCGAAGACGAAGACGGATTCGACGCCGACTCTTTCCTCGCCGTCGATGACGGCGTGGCCGAGGGCATCGATAGAATCATGGGCAAACTCAGCATGGAGAAGAACTCCGCAGCCGCgtcccgcgccgacgccgtcctGTCCAGCGCCGCCATACATCCATACATTAGAAGCCTCATGGTGCTCGGTCTCGGGTTCCGGCAAGGCCGGCTCAACGCCGGCCAAGCACTGAAGCGGCATGACGATGAGAGTGATTGGTGGATGTGCCCTGCCATACCAGTGAAGGAAATCGCGGCGCCTCCTGCGCCATCGGTGGCTATGCCGGTGCCAGTGCCGATGCCATTGCAGGCTTCagataagaagaagaagaagagtaaGAAGAAGTCACTGAAGGAAATAGAAAGGGATAATGCCATTGCTGTTGGTGAATGTAAGTTTGGTGATGAGGGAACTCTGGGCTTTGATCATGGTGATGCTGGAATTTCGGCGCTGAAGGACCCAAAGATAGGATTGGGCCTGAATCTGAACACTGAAGAGGTGCTGAAGGCTTGGTGTAACAGTGGTTCTGTTTTCGCTGGCTGCGATGCACTTGAATCACCAAGATCCTCCTCTGATTTGCAT GCTAAACTTGCAGACATTGAtctatttttagataataatacAAGCGGTGTTATCCGGGAAGGAAGCATGCTGAAATTGCGGCACAAGCAGAAGCAGTGcactcccctcctctccaatAAGACCCGGTATCAATCGCGGAAGGTGAATGCTGAATGTCGGCCTCGGGTCAAG GGGAAGTATGTTAGCCAGGCTTCTCTTCTTCAACAAGCCTCAGAGAAAGAGAGGTAG
- the LOC4341959 gene encoding probable aminodeoxychorismate synthase, chloroplastic yields the protein MAALRLPTPPPPRAPAPWLHSSHRRRVAAPRGAGGGGGGGGAVPPPPVRTLLIDNYDSYTYNIFQELSVVNGVPPVVVRNDEWTWRDVYRWVYKERAFDNIVISPGPGSPACPSDIGIGLRILCECGDIPILGVCLGHQALGFVHGAKIVHAPEAIHGRLSELEHNGCYLFNHIPSGINSGFKVVRYHSLVIEPDSLSEDLISIAWTASPKMLSFLESDKPDITSSTLWGSLDNLFVTNQSECSTTDGKMPSINDASELDGYRVLMGVRHSTRPHYGVQFHPESVATHYGRQIFQNFKKITTDFGLQTPLLQERKVHSIGKLERSQISSPDLKNFVANDLLHSARLKLWDSVGPCALPKRSSGDKCLRLQWKKIDNFLNRIGGSENIFSVLFGHHSAEDTFWLDSSSVDQNRARFSFMGGKGGPLWKQMTFHLASQRANCGGNLTIRDAYGCTVRNFLKDGFLDFLDKEMQSIQYIEKDYEGLPFDFHGGFVGYIGYGLKVECDASSNSAKSSTPDACFFFADNLVVVDHNNGDVYILSLHDEYSSGNGDGDYQNSIHSLWLANTEKKLLRMDAMAPRLSINGNSSINGNSFTISSSVNKQRFVIEKSKDEYIRDVQSCLDYIRDGESYELCLTTQMKRRTDYMDALKLYLKLRKQNPAPYAAWLNFSSENLSICCSSPERFLRLDRNAILEAKPIKGTIARGRTPEEDECLRLQLKYSEKDQAENLMIVDLLRNDLGKVCEPGSVHVPRLMDVESYKTVHTMVSTIRGTKMSDLSPVDCVKAAFPGGSMTGAPKVRSMEILDSLETSPRGIYSGSVGFFSYNKTFDLNIVIRTVVLHNGEASIGAGGAIVALSDPEAEYNEMLLKAKAPTKVVEECSQQIYNPDRSDSMQTTVS from the exons ATGGccgccctccgcctccccaccccgccgccgccccgcgcccccGCGCCGTGGCTCCATTCTTCCCACCGCCGTCGGGTTGCGGCGCCGCGGGGcgcgggcgggggcgggggcgggggcggggcggtcccgccgccgccggtgaggacGCTCCTGATCGACAACTACGACAGCTACACCTACAACATCTTCCAGGAGCTCTCCGTCGTCAACGGCG tgccgccggtggtggtgcgCAACGACGAGTGGACGTGGAGGGACGTGTACAGGTGGGTGTACAAGGAGAGGGCCTTCGACAACATCGTCATCTCGCCTGGCCCGGGATCTCCGGCCTGCCCTAGCGACATAG GTATAGGCCTGCGGATACTTTGCGAGTGTGGAGATATACCCATCCTGGGTGTCTGCCTTGGCCACCAG GCCCTGGGATTTGTCCATGGTGCTAAAATCGTCCATGCTCCTGAAGCTATACATGGCCGGCTTAG TGAACTTGAACACAATGGATGCTACCTCTTTAATCACATCCCATCAGGTATAAACTCTGGATTCAAG GTAGTGCGCTATCACTCACTTGTAATAGAACCAGACTCTCTATCTGAGGATCTTATATCAATAGCATGGACTGCTTCTCCAAAAATGCTCTCATTCCTTGAAAGCGATAAGCCTGATATAACTAGCAGTACCTTGTGGGGATCATTGGATAACTTATTCGTAACAAACCAGTCAGAGTGCAGTACCACTGATGGAAAAATGCCCAGCATAAACGATGCAAGTGAGTTAGATGGCTACAGGGTTCTCATGGGCGTTAGGCACTCTACCAGGCCTCACTATGGAGTGCAG TTTCACCCCGAGAGTGTTGCTACTCATTATGGAAGACAGATATTTCAAAACTTCAAGAAGATAACAACTGACTTTGGATTACAGACACCATTGCTTCAGGAAAGAAAGGTTCACAGTATTGGTAAACTGGAAAGATCCCAA ATCAGTTCTCCAGATCTCAAGAACTTTGTTGCAAATGACTTGTTACATTCTGCAAGGTTGAAACTTTGGGATTCTGTTGGGCCTTGTGCTCTTCCAAAGCGAAGCAGTGGGGACAAATGCTTACGGTTGCAATGGAAAAAGATTGATAACTTCCTCAATCGCATAGGTGGCTCTGAAAACATTTTTTCAGTGCTTTTTGGCCATCATAGCGCTGAAGATACATTTTGGCTGGATAGCTCATCAGTTGACCAG AATAGGGCACGATTTTCATTCATGGGCGGCAAGGGCGGGCCCCTTTGGAAGCAAATGACATTTCACCTTGCCAGTCAACG AGCCAATTGTGGAGGAAACCTTACTATTCGAGATGCTTATGGTTGTACTGTCAGAAACTTTCTCAAGGATGGTTTCTTGGATTTCCTTGACAAG GAGATGCAATCCATTCAATACATTGAAAAGGATTATGAAGGACTTCCATTTGACTTCCATGGTGGATTTGTTGGATACATAGG ATATGGTCTTAAAGTTGAATGCGATGCATCATCTAATAGTGCAAAATCAAGTACCCCTGATGCATGCTTCTTCTTTGCTGATAACCTAGTTGTGGTTGATCACAACAATGGGGATGTGTACATTTTATCATTACATGATGAATATTCTTCTGGTAATGGAGATGGAGATTACCAAAACTCAATACATAGTTTATGGTTAGCAAATACTGAGAAGAAGCTTCTCAGGATGGATGCCATGGCCCCAAGATTATCGATCAATGGAAACTCGTCGATCAATGGGAACTCATTTACCATATCATCCAGTGTGAATAAGCAAAGATTTGTCATCGAGAAATCAAAAGATGAATATATCAGAGATGTGCAGAGTTGCCTGGATTACATAAGAGACGGAGAAAGCTATGAATTGTGCTTAACTACTCAGATGAAGAGAAGAACGGATTATATGGATGCTTTGAAACTCTACCTGAAATTGCGAAAACAAAATCCAGCCCCTTATGCAGCTTGGCTTAACTTCTCCTCAGAAAACCTGAGTATATGTTGCTCTTCTCCTGAAAGGTTTCTGCGACTAGACCGAAATGCAATTCTGGAAGCAAAGCCAATCAAAGGTACTATAGCACGTGGCAGAACACCAGAGGAAGATGAATGCCTACGTTTGCAGTTGAAATACAG TGAAAAAGATCAAGCTGAGAACTTGATGATTGTTGACCTCCTAAGAAACGATCTTGGTAAGGTTTGTGAACCTGGGAGTGTGCATGTTCCTCGCCTCATGGATGTGGAATCATATAAAACTGTACATACCATGGTAAGTACCATTCGTGGAACCAAAATGTCGGACCTAAGCCCTGTCGATTGTGTAAAGGCTGCCTTTCCAGGAGGTTCAATGACCGGGGCCCCGAAAGTTAGATCCATGGAGATTCTTGATTCACTTGAAACTAGTCCGAGAGGAATATACTCAGGATCAGTTGGATTCTTTTCATATAACAAGACTTTTGACTTGAATATCGTGATCAGAACAGTTGTCCTGCACAATGGAGAAGCTTCGATTGGGGCAGGCGGGGCTATTGTAGCATTGTCAGATCCAGAAGCAGAGTACAATGAGATGCTGCTTAAAGCAAAAGCTCCAACAAAGGTGGTTGAAGAGTGCAGTCAACAAATATACAACCCAGATCGTTCGGATTCAATGCAGACAACCGTAAGTTAG
- the LOC4341959 gene encoding probable aminodeoxychorismate synthase, chloroplastic isoform X1 — translation MAALRLPTPPPPRAPAPWLHSSHRRRVAAPRGAGGGGGGGGAVPPPPVRTLLIDNYDSYTYNIFQELSVVNGVPPVVVRNDEWTWRDVYRWVYKERAFDNIVISPGPGSPACPSDIGIGLRILCECGDIPILGVCLGHQALGFVHGAKIVHAPEAIHGRLSELEHNGCYLFNHIPSGINSGFKVVRYHSLVIEPDSLSEDLISIAWTASPKMLSFLESDKPDITSSTLWGSLDNLFVTNQSECSTTDGKMPSINDASELDGYRVLMGVRHSTRPHYGVQFHPESVATHYGRQIFQNFKKITTDFGLQTPLLQERKISSPDLKNFVANDLLHSARLKLWDSVGPCALPKRSSGDKCLRLQWKKIDNFLNRIGGSENIFSVLFGHHSAEDTFWLDSSSVDQNRARFSFMGGKGGPLWKQMTFHLASQRANCGGNLTIRDAYGCTVRNFLKDGFLDFLDKEMQSIQYIEKDYEGLPFDFHGGFVGYIGYGLKVECDASSNSAKSSTPDACFFFADNLVVVDHNNGDVYILSLHDEYSSGNGDGDYQNSIHSLWLANTEKKLLRMDAMAPRLSINGNSSINGNSFTISSSVNKQRFVIEKSKDEYIRDVQSCLDYIRDGESYELCLTTQMKRRTDYMDALKLYLKLRKQNPAPYAAWLNFSSENLSICCSSPERFLRLDRNAILEAKPIKGTIARGRTPEEDECLRLQLKYSEKDQAENLMIVDLLRNDLGKVCEPGSVHVPRLMDVESYKTVHTMVSTIRGTKMSDLSPVDCVKAAFPGGSMTGAPKVRSMEILDSLETSPRGIYSGSVGFFSYNKTFDLNIVIRTVVLHNGEASIGAGGAIVALSDPEAEYNEMLLKAKAPTKVVEECSQQIYNPDRSDSMQTTVS, via the exons ATGGccgccctccgcctccccaccccgccgccgccccgcgcccccGCGCCGTGGCTCCATTCTTCCCACCGCCGTCGGGTTGCGGCGCCGCGGGGcgcgggcgggggcgggggcgggggcggggcggtcccgccgccgccggtgaggacGCTCCTGATCGACAACTACGACAGCTACACCTACAACATCTTCCAGGAGCTCTCCGTCGTCAACGGCG tgccgccggtggtggtgcgCAACGACGAGTGGACGTGGAGGGACGTGTACAGGTGGGTGTACAAGGAGAGGGCCTTCGACAACATCGTCATCTCGCCTGGCCCGGGATCTCCGGCCTGCCCTAGCGACATAG GTATAGGCCTGCGGATACTTTGCGAGTGTGGAGATATACCCATCCTGGGTGTCTGCCTTGGCCACCAG GCCCTGGGATTTGTCCATGGTGCTAAAATCGTCCATGCTCCTGAAGCTATACATGGCCGGCTTAG TGAACTTGAACACAATGGATGCTACCTCTTTAATCACATCCCATCAGGTATAAACTCTGGATTCAAG GTAGTGCGCTATCACTCACTTGTAATAGAACCAGACTCTCTATCTGAGGATCTTATATCAATAGCATGGACTGCTTCTCCAAAAATGCTCTCATTCCTTGAAAGCGATAAGCCTGATATAACTAGCAGTACCTTGTGGGGATCATTGGATAACTTATTCGTAACAAACCAGTCAGAGTGCAGTACCACTGATGGAAAAATGCCCAGCATAAACGATGCAAGTGAGTTAGATGGCTACAGGGTTCTCATGGGCGTTAGGCACTCTACCAGGCCTCACTATGGAGTGCAG TTTCACCCCGAGAGTGTTGCTACTCATTATGGAAGACAGATATTTCAAAACTTCAAGAAGATAACAACTGACTTTGGATTACAGACACCATTGCTTCAGGAAAGAAAG ATCAGTTCTCCAGATCTCAAGAACTTTGTTGCAAATGACTTGTTACATTCTGCAAGGTTGAAACTTTGGGATTCTGTTGGGCCTTGTGCTCTTCCAAAGCGAAGCAGTGGGGACAAATGCTTACGGTTGCAATGGAAAAAGATTGATAACTTCCTCAATCGCATAGGTGGCTCTGAAAACATTTTTTCAGTGCTTTTTGGCCATCATAGCGCTGAAGATACATTTTGGCTGGATAGCTCATCAGTTGACCAG AATAGGGCACGATTTTCATTCATGGGCGGCAAGGGCGGGCCCCTTTGGAAGCAAATGACATTTCACCTTGCCAGTCAACG AGCCAATTGTGGAGGAAACCTTACTATTCGAGATGCTTATGGTTGTACTGTCAGAAACTTTCTCAAGGATGGTTTCTTGGATTTCCTTGACAAG GAGATGCAATCCATTCAATACATTGAAAAGGATTATGAAGGACTTCCATTTGACTTCCATGGTGGATTTGTTGGATACATAGG ATATGGTCTTAAAGTTGAATGCGATGCATCATCTAATAGTGCAAAATCAAGTACCCCTGATGCATGCTTCTTCTTTGCTGATAACCTAGTTGTGGTTGATCACAACAATGGGGATGTGTACATTTTATCATTACATGATGAATATTCTTCTGGTAATGGAGATGGAGATTACCAAAACTCAATACATAGTTTATGGTTAGCAAATACTGAGAAGAAGCTTCTCAGGATGGATGCCATGGCCCCAAGATTATCGATCAATGGAAACTCGTCGATCAATGGGAACTCATTTACCATATCATCCAGTGTGAATAAGCAAAGATTTGTCATCGAGAAATCAAAAGATGAATATATCAGAGATGTGCAGAGTTGCCTGGATTACATAAGAGACGGAGAAAGCTATGAATTGTGCTTAACTACTCAGATGAAGAGAAGAACGGATTATATGGATGCTTTGAAACTCTACCTGAAATTGCGAAAACAAAATCCAGCCCCTTATGCAGCTTGGCTTAACTTCTCCTCAGAAAACCTGAGTATATGTTGCTCTTCTCCTGAAAGGTTTCTGCGACTAGACCGAAATGCAATTCTGGAAGCAAAGCCAATCAAAGGTACTATAGCACGTGGCAGAACACCAGAGGAAGATGAATGCCTACGTTTGCAGTTGAAATACAG TGAAAAAGATCAAGCTGAGAACTTGATGATTGTTGACCTCCTAAGAAACGATCTTGGTAAGGTTTGTGAACCTGGGAGTGTGCATGTTCCTCGCCTCATGGATGTGGAATCATATAAAACTGTACATACCATGGTAAGTACCATTCGTGGAACCAAAATGTCGGACCTAAGCCCTGTCGATTGTGTAAAGGCTGCCTTTCCAGGAGGTTCAATGACCGGGGCCCCGAAAGTTAGATCCATGGAGATTCTTGATTCACTTGAAACTAGTCCGAGAGGAATATACTCAGGATCAGTTGGATTCTTTTCATATAACAAGACTTTTGACTTGAATATCGTGATCAGAACAGTTGTCCTGCACAATGGAGAAGCTTCGATTGGGGCAGGCGGGGCTATTGTAGCATTGTCAGATCCAGAAGCAGAGTACAATGAGATGCTGCTTAAAGCAAAAGCTCCAACAAAGGTGGTTGAAGAGTGCAGTCAACAAATATACAACCCAGATCGTTCGGATTCAATGCAGACAACCGTAAGTTAG
- the LOC4341959 gene encoding probable aminodeoxychorismate synthase, chloroplastic isoform X2, with product MDATSLITSHQVVRYHSLVIEPDSLSEDLISIAWTASPKMLSFLESDKPDITSSTLWGSLDNLFVTNQSECSTTDGKMPSINDASELDGYRVLMGVRHSTRPHYGVQFHPESVATHYGRQIFQNFKKITTDFGLQTPLLQERKVHSIGKLERSQISSPDLKNFVANDLLHSARLKLWDSVGPCALPKRSSGDKCLRLQWKKIDNFLNRIGGSENIFSVLFGHHSAEDTFWLDSSSVDQNRARFSFMGGKGGPLWKQMTFHLASQRANCGGNLTIRDAYGCTVRNFLKDGFLDFLDKEMQSIQYIEKDYEGLPFDFHGGFVGYIGYGLKVECDASSNSAKSSTPDACFFFADNLVVVDHNNGDVYILSLHDEYSSGNGDGDYQNSIHSLWLANTEKKLLRMDAMAPRLSINGNSSINGNSFTISSSVNKQRFVIEKSKDEYIRDVQSCLDYIRDGESYELCLTTQMKRRTDYMDALKLYLKLRKQNPAPYAAWLNFSSENLSICCSSPERFLRLDRNAILEAKPIKGTIARGRTPEEDECLRLQLKYSEKDQAENLMIVDLLRNDLGKVCEPGSVHVPRLMDVESYKTVHTMVSTIRGTKMSDLSPVDCVKAAFPGGSMTGAPKVRSMEILDSLETSPRGIYSGSVGFFSYNKTFDLNIVIRTVVLHNGEASIGAGGAIVALSDPEAEYNEMLLKAKAPTKVVEECSQQIYNPDRSDSMQTTVS from the exons ATGGATGCTACCTCTTTAATCACATCCCATCAG GTAGTGCGCTATCACTCACTTGTAATAGAACCAGACTCTCTATCTGAGGATCTTATATCAATAGCATGGACTGCTTCTCCAAAAATGCTCTCATTCCTTGAAAGCGATAAGCCTGATATAACTAGCAGTACCTTGTGGGGATCATTGGATAACTTATTCGTAACAAACCAGTCAGAGTGCAGTACCACTGATGGAAAAATGCCCAGCATAAACGATGCAAGTGAGTTAGATGGCTACAGGGTTCTCATGGGCGTTAGGCACTCTACCAGGCCTCACTATGGAGTGCAG TTTCACCCCGAGAGTGTTGCTACTCATTATGGAAGACAGATATTTCAAAACTTCAAGAAGATAACAACTGACTTTGGATTACAGACACCATTGCTTCAGGAAAGAAAGGTTCACAGTATTGGTAAACTGGAAAGATCCCAA ATCAGTTCTCCAGATCTCAAGAACTTTGTTGCAAATGACTTGTTACATTCTGCAAGGTTGAAACTTTGGGATTCTGTTGGGCCTTGTGCTCTTCCAAAGCGAAGCAGTGGGGACAAATGCTTACGGTTGCAATGGAAAAAGATTGATAACTTCCTCAATCGCATAGGTGGCTCTGAAAACATTTTTTCAGTGCTTTTTGGCCATCATAGCGCTGAAGATACATTTTGGCTGGATAGCTCATCAGTTGACCAG AATAGGGCACGATTTTCATTCATGGGCGGCAAGGGCGGGCCCCTTTGGAAGCAAATGACATTTCACCTTGCCAGTCAACG AGCCAATTGTGGAGGAAACCTTACTATTCGAGATGCTTATGGTTGTACTGTCAGAAACTTTCTCAAGGATGGTTTCTTGGATTTCCTTGACAAG GAGATGCAATCCATTCAATACATTGAAAAGGATTATGAAGGACTTCCATTTGACTTCCATGGTGGATTTGTTGGATACATAGG ATATGGTCTTAAAGTTGAATGCGATGCATCATCTAATAGTGCAAAATCAAGTACCCCTGATGCATGCTTCTTCTTTGCTGATAACCTAGTTGTGGTTGATCACAACAATGGGGATGTGTACATTTTATCATTACATGATGAATATTCTTCTGGTAATGGAGATGGAGATTACCAAAACTCAATACATAGTTTATGGTTAGCAAATACTGAGAAGAAGCTTCTCAGGATGGATGCCATGGCCCCAAGATTATCGATCAATGGAAACTCGTCGATCAATGGGAACTCATTTACCATATCATCCAGTGTGAATAAGCAAAGATTTGTCATCGAGAAATCAAAAGATGAATATATCAGAGATGTGCAGAGTTGCCTGGATTACATAAGAGACGGAGAAAGCTATGAATTGTGCTTAACTACTCAGATGAAGAGAAGAACGGATTATATGGATGCTTTGAAACTCTACCTGAAATTGCGAAAACAAAATCCAGCCCCTTATGCAGCTTGGCTTAACTTCTCCTCAGAAAACCTGAGTATATGTTGCTCTTCTCCTGAAAGGTTTCTGCGACTAGACCGAAATGCAATTCTGGAAGCAAAGCCAATCAAAGGTACTATAGCACGTGGCAGAACACCAGAGGAAGATGAATGCCTACGTTTGCAGTTGAAATACAG TGAAAAAGATCAAGCTGAGAACTTGATGATTGTTGACCTCCTAAGAAACGATCTTGGTAAGGTTTGTGAACCTGGGAGTGTGCATGTTCCTCGCCTCATGGATGTGGAATCATATAAAACTGTACATACCATGGTAAGTACCATTCGTGGAACCAAAATGTCGGACCTAAGCCCTGTCGATTGTGTAAAGGCTGCCTTTCCAGGAGGTTCAATGACCGGGGCCCCGAAAGTTAGATCCATGGAGATTCTTGATTCACTTGAAACTAGTCCGAGAGGAATATACTCAGGATCAGTTGGATTCTTTTCATATAACAAGACTTTTGACTTGAATATCGTGATCAGAACAGTTGTCCTGCACAATGGAGAAGCTTCGATTGGGGCAGGCGGGGCTATTGTAGCATTGTCAGATCCAGAAGCAGAGTACAATGAGATGCTGCTTAAAGCAAAAGCTCCAACAAAGGTGGTTGAAGAGTGCAGTCAACAAATATACAACCCAGATCGTTCGGATTCAATGCAGACAACCGTAAGTTAG